One Pyrofollis japonicus DNA window includes the following coding sequences:
- a CDS encoding glycosyltransferase produces MAWLSTVAEAVAALIAAGLALLWLYALRSIVLSVRAAKKARQALAARPRSSARVSVVIAARNEAENLAKLLPGIAGVFDEVVVVDDASTDTTPSILARLAEEVKELRYIRVEEVPRGWAPKSYALYTGAGLATGDILFFLDADTPIHGAAELRRLVEKTRNGEIVGFVPRFLCKTKRCEAIEAAVTAAAYGFYGLHRVMDRRDKLAWMYGCCWAIRRETYWSLGGHKAVAESIVEDRDFATHAKRHGVPVILPDARDLVGVWTYDDVDSFAWLIARLYIDPLRSRRGLGKALAAAAAPTATYGPLFTALIAALTGSILAKAAFLAPLALQLAAYAAGAVIEGHTPLHALTGIVYGQLVYPLGLVRALRGEVYWKARRLQ; encoded by the coding sequence GTGGCATGGCTATCCACAGTAGCTGAAGCCGTTGCAGCATTAATTGCTGCTGGCCTTGCTCTGCTATGGCTATATGCTCTAAGAAGCATCGTCCTAAGCGTGAGGGCTGCGAAAAAAGCACGGCAAGCACTAGCCGCTAGGCCCCGGAGCAGTGCAAGGGTCTCAGTGGTCATAGCTGCCCGCAACGAGGCCGAGAACCTAGCCAAGCTGCTCCCAGGCATAGCGGGTGTCTTCGACGAAGTCGTAGTTGTTGACGATGCGAGCACAGACACTACTCCGAGCATACTGGCCAGGCTCGCCGAGGAGGTGAAGGAGCTACGCTATATCCGTGTAGAGGAGGTGCCGCGGGGCTGGGCACCAAAGAGCTACGCCCTCTACACCGGGGCAGGGCTAGCCACCGGCGACATACTGTTCTTCCTAGACGCAGACACCCCCATCCATGGCGCCGCCGAGCTCCGCCGCCTCGTGGAGAAGACCCGCAACGGCGAAATAGTAGGGTTCGTGCCCCGCTTCCTCTGCAAGACGAAGCGCTGCGAGGCAATAGAAGCAGCCGTGACTGCCGCCGCCTATGGATTCTACGGCCTACACAGAGTAATGGACCGCAGAGACAAGCTTGCATGGATGTATGGCTGCTGCTGGGCCATTAGGAGAGAGACCTACTGGAGCCTAGGAGGCCACAAAGCCGTAGCAGAGAGTATCGTGGAGGATAGGGATTTTGCGACGCATGCTAAGAGGCACGGAGTACCCGTTATCCTGCCAGATGCGCGCGACCTGGTAGGAGTCTGGACATACGACGACGTAGACAGCTTTGCGTGGCTCATCGCAAGGCTATACATAGATCCTCTCCGCAGCCGAAGAGGCCTAGGCAAGGCCCTAGCAGCGGCTGCTGCGCCAACTGCGACCTACGGCCCACTCTTCACAGCCCTCATTGCAGCGTTGACGGGCAGCATCCTCGCCAAGGCAGCGTTCTTGGCGCCGCTAGCGCTACAGCTGGCAGCCTACGCCGCGGGAGCAGTAATCGAGGGCCATACCCCCTTGCACGCGCTCACCGGCATAGTCTACGGCCAGCTCGTCTACCCACTAGGCCTCGTGAGGGCCTTGAGGGGAGAAGTCTACTGGAAGGCTAGGAGACTACAGTGA
- a CDS encoding ABC transporter permease, which produces MPRLSVVTGIALVEARRFLAKKSTLFVLALFVLPVLVAAALKHYVSVPHSPRFWVLLAGIDVSPELQGVTGSSLAVGLAGLAAWWWLVVSLYGGDLFASDRASGLTRLVLSRPVTRLEYVLGKLLALLAFLALAGIIGLYSIYAASWILAGRQAEPLWPLVTGLLLAVGSVPLAALSALMGFRSSKPLVGIISGIGIYFVASMIISFGSFLIIMAHGGSLEETALRLATLIPLDAGKSLAEIVYSYHAHGPVVHLVQTGHEEVRIAGRTIALSTTVNLGSLIPLLLVSLPAWIIATVILLYKIVDRADL; this is translated from the coding sequence ATGCCTAGGCTCAGCGTAGTGACTGGGATAGCATTAGTAGAGGCGAGGAGATTCCTGGCCAAGAAGTCTACTTTGTTCGTGCTGGCGCTCTTCGTGCTCCCCGTGCTCGTAGCGGCAGCACTGAAGCACTACGTCAGTGTGCCGCATAGTCCGCGCTTCTGGGTCCTTCTCGCGGGGATAGACGTTAGCCCGGAGCTACAGGGAGTAACTGGCTCATCTCTAGCCGTGGGCCTGGCAGGCCTTGCAGCTTGGTGGTGGCTAGTAGTATCGCTCTACGGGGGAGACTTGTTCGCCTCCGACAGGGCCTCGGGCCTAACGAGGCTAGTGTTGAGCAGGCCGGTGACACGCCTAGAATACGTGCTGGGGAAGCTCCTAGCGTTGCTCGCCTTCCTCGCCCTGGCCGGGATAATAGGGCTCTACAGCATCTATGCTGCATCATGGATCCTCGCGGGAAGGCAGGCCGAGCCACTCTGGCCCCTGGTAACCGGCCTACTACTAGCAGTGGGCTCGGTACCCCTAGCCGCGCTGTCGGCGCTAATGGGGTTTAGGAGTAGTAAGCCACTTGTAGGCATAATATCCGGTATAGGTATATACTTCGTAGCCTCAATGATAATCAGCTTCGGGTCGTTCCTCATAATCATGGCTCATGGGGGGAGCCTTGAGGAAACCGCGCTGCGCCTAGCGACACTCATACCACTCGACGCGGGTAAGTCCCTTGCAGAAATCGTGTACAGTTACCACGCGCACGGCCCGGTAGTGCACCTGGTCCAAACAGGGCATGAAGAGGTGCGCATCGCTGGCAGAACCATAGCTCTGAGCACGACGGTGAACCTTGGCTCCCTGATACCCTTACTGCTTGTCTCCCTTCCAGCATGGATAATAGCCACAGTAATCCTGCTATACAAGATCGTTGACAGAGCAGACCTCTAG
- a CDS encoding ABC transporter ATP-binding protein, protein MALIVRDLVKNYGRVRALNGVSLSLDRGTVMGLVGPNGAGKTTLIKSVLGLVKPNSGEILVDDVPAWIPEAKRLLAYSPEAPEAPPWETGCGLLESLAMLEGVPRSEARRLAREALERLGLLEYCDRKIAGMSKGMRKRLLIAQALIPRGKQYYLLDEPFSGLDPEWVAEVRKIILELRDSGAGVLVSSHILKELEDIADRVAIIHFGRVLFEGSLGELFEKAVKRPYIVVRVRDVEEAAQLLRSMGYSFTRVAAGSLRIQLHSIDEADKVLEALRRGGVKVLSYEVRETSLEDAYLALLGGEENA, encoded by the coding sequence GTGGCACTCATAGTAAGGGATCTCGTCAAGAACTATGGACGGGTAAGGGCCCTTAACGGCGTCTCGCTGAGCCTCGACAGAGGCACGGTTATGGGGCTTGTCGGCCCAAACGGGGCTGGCAAGACAACGCTCATAAAGTCCGTGCTCGGCCTCGTCAAGCCGAATAGCGGCGAAATATTGGTCGACGATGTGCCTGCGTGGATCCCTGAGGCGAAGAGGCTCCTAGCCTATAGCCCCGAAGCCCCAGAAGCCCCTCCATGGGAGACCGGCTGCGGGCTACTCGAGTCACTGGCTATGCTCGAGGGTGTCCCGAGGAGCGAGGCGCGCCGCCTGGCTAGGGAGGCGTTGGAGAGGCTCGGGTTGCTGGAGTACTGTGATCGGAAGATAGCCGGTATGAGCAAGGGTATGAGGAAGCGCCTACTCATAGCCCAGGCCCTCATCCCCCGGGGCAAACAATACTATTTGCTGGATGAGCCCTTTAGCGGCCTGGACCCGGAATGGGTTGCCGAGGTCCGGAAGATTATCCTAGAGCTCCGGGACAGTGGTGCGGGAGTACTTGTCTCAAGCCATATACTGAAGGAGCTTGAGGACATCGCAGACCGGGTGGCAATAATACACTTTGGCAGAGTATTGTTTGAGGGCTCGCTTGGAGAATTGTTCGAGAAGGCTGTGAAGCGCCCATACATTGTTGTAAGGGTTAGGGATGTTGAGGAGGCGGCTCAGCTACTGCGCAGCATGGGCTATAGCTTCACCAGGGTCGCGGCCGGCTCGCTGAGAATACAGCTGCACAGCATAGATGAGGCCGACAAGGTTCTGGAGGCGCTTAGGCGCGGCGGCGTGAAGGTGCTTAGCTACGAGGTCCGGGAGACGAGCCTAGAGGACGCCTACTTGGCCCTCCTAGGAGGTGAGGAGAATGCCTAG
- a CDS encoding aldo/keto reductase, protein MPRFPVDTSDWKVIGSDRVSAIGLGTWAIRSPQRAIETLVEAIESGLVNLIDTAEMYGEGAAERIVGEVVRRVGRDRVFITTKMLPSRLSSEERIEAAARASLERLGVREVDLFLIHWPAPGMPIAEQVRRFEKIVYGKGYARYIGVSNFDARELLEAVHATSMTEIVVDQVHYSVLHRAEAEEILETILRENLNITIQAYTPLERGAVARNKVVREIAEKYGKTPVQVALNFLIARPRVVAIPKTEQKQHLREILGALGWRLSPEDIERLEQL, encoded by the coding sequence GTGCCTAGGTTCCCCGTTGACACGAGTGATTGGAAAGTCATTGGCTCGGATAGGGTTTCGGCTATTGGTCTTGGTACTTGGGCTATTCGTAGCCCTCAGAGGGCGATTGAGACTCTTGTTGAGGCTATTGAGTCTGGGCTTGTCAACCTTATAGATACGGCTGAGATGTATGGCGAGGGTGCTGCGGAGAGGATTGTTGGCGAGGTTGTTAGGCGTGTTGGCAGGGACCGCGTGTTCATTACCACGAAGATGCTGCCGAGCAGGCTGAGCAGTGAGGAGAGGATCGAGGCGGCTGCTAGGGCGAGCCTGGAGAGGCTGGGCGTGAGGGAGGTGGATCTCTTCCTCATACACTGGCCAGCGCCGGGAATGCCTATCGCGGAGCAGGTGAGGCGCTTCGAGAAAATAGTCTATGGGAAGGGCTATGCCCGCTACATAGGTGTCAGCAACTTCGACGCCCGCGAGCTATTGGAGGCGGTACACGCTACATCTATGACGGAGATAGTGGTGGACCAGGTGCACTACAGTGTGCTTCACCGCGCCGAGGCCGAGGAGATACTTGAGACTATTCTACGTGAGAACCTCAACATAACCATCCAGGCCTATACCCCGCTTGAGCGGGGCGCGGTGGCTAGGAACAAGGTTGTGAGGGAGATAGCTGAGAAGTACGGCAAGACCCCGGTGCAGGTGGCGCTCAACTTCCTAATAGCTAGGCCCAGGGTGGTCGCTATCCCGAAGACTGAGCAGAAGCAACACCTTCGCGAAATACTCGGGGCACTGGGGTGGCGGCTCAGCCCAGAGGACATTGAGCGGCTTGAACAACTCTAA
- a CDS encoding toxin-antitoxin system TumE family protein, protein MWDNRPHHPEIPTHPHHRHIDGEVYPPPNPSLEDFLKRARSLLQEIGNHNA, encoded by the coding sequence GTGTGGGATAACAGGCCGCATCATCCCGAAATACCTACCCATCCCCACCATAGACATATAGATGGAGAAGTATATCCTCCCCCAAACCCATCACTAGAGGACTTCTTAAAGAGAGCAAGGAGCCTCCTCCAAGAAATAGGTAACCACAATGCTTGA
- a CDS encoding class I SAM-dependent methyltransferase codes for MSKLVDATEKVFKKYAGRRVLNALDVACRTRGSTIEPARRGYNVIGVDVHREIVSIAKEKAGEPGIKVRFVVADARGNSAESFSQTLLILLWRLERSSRLDSWRD; via the coding sequence GTGTCCAAGCTTGTTGATGCTACCGAAAAGGTGTTTAAGAAGTACGCGGGTCGCAGGGTCCTCAATGCGCTTGATGTTGCATGCAGGACTAGGGGCTCGACGATAGAGCCTGCTAGGAGAGGGTATAATGTAATAGGGGTTGATGTTCATAGAGAAATAGTAAGTATAGCTAAGGAGAAGGCGGGAGAACCGGGTATTAAGGTGAGGTTTGTAGTCGCTGATGCCAGAGGGAACTCAGCAGAATCTTTCTCGCAGACTCTTTTGATACTATTATGGAGATTGGAGAGAAGTAGTAGACTGGATTCATGGAGAGATTAG
- a CDS encoding class I SAM-dependent methyltransferase, which yields MSEWIREVFIDKAELFIIVMEHKWDRGRKEAEGIARVLEKHGVSRGSRVLELGCGIGRVAIPLAQLGYKVTCLDLSEPFIARAKERAQQEDVKNLALVVGDAYRVDGVLAGHSFDAAYIT from the coding sequence ATGAGTGAGTGGATTCGAGAGGTTTTCATTGATAAGGCAGAGCTGTTCATCATAGTCATGGAGCACAAGTGGGATAGAGGGAGGAAGGAGGCCGAGGGTATTGCAAGAGTCCTGGAGAAGCACGGCGTCTCCAGAGGCTCTAGGGTACTTGAGCTTGGCTGCGGCATCGGCAGGGTGGCGATACCGCTTGCGCAGCTAGGCTACAAGGTAACATGCCTCGATCTCTCCGAGCCCTTTATAGCTAGGGCCAAGGAGAGGGCTCAGCAAGAGGATGTGAAGAACCTGGCCCTAGTCGTTGGTGACGCCTATAGGGTGGACGGGGTTTTAGCCGGGCATAGTTTTGACGCCGCATATATAACGTAG
- a CDS encoding winged helix-turn-helix domain-containing protein encodes MRPRRNIYEIIWDILTYCRRPRRISQIMLACNLNTKTAEKYLELLTRKGFLAKQGDMYVTTDKGREYIRLFNELYKKIFED; translated from the coding sequence ATGAGGCCGAGGCGAAACATCTACGAAATCATCTGGGACATTCTAACATATTGCAGAAGGCCTAGAAGGATCTCACAGATAATGCTAGCATGTAACCTAAACACAAAGACGGCTGAAAAGTATCTTGAGCTGCTGACGAGGAAGGGGTTCCTCGCTAAGCAAGGGGATATGTACGTGACGACTGACAAGGGACGAGAATATATAAGACTGTTTAACGAGCTATATAAGAAGATCTTTGAGGACTAG
- a CDS encoding antitoxin family protein: MSKAIKVKYEKGVLKPIGEVELREGEELEVIVVRKTFKGFSKEAGKYRFKVGRDIVKEFIEERR; encoded by the coding sequence ATGTCTAAAGCTATCAAGGTCAAGTATGAGAAAGGAGTACTGAAACCGATTGGAGAGGTTGAGCTCAGAGAGGGAGAAGAGCTAGAAGTAATAGTTGTCCGTAAGACTTTCAAGGGTTTTAGCAAAGAGGCTGGCAAGTATCGATTCAAGGTTGGTCGAGATATTGTTAAAGAGTTTATAGAGGAGAGGAGATAA